A window of Clostridium novyi genomic DNA:
TTTTTTGTTTATATATACTAATAGATTATTTATAATATTAATGGGTATAATTACTTTACATGATGTAGATATTAGTGCATAATTATTTTTAAGTATATAAATTAAATTTTTATAGACATAGGGAGGGAAAAATAATGAGTGAAGAAATTAAAAATGACGTTAAATCAGAAGATGAAGTTATAAAAACAGAGGAAAATAATTTAGAATCAAAAATTACTTTTAAAGATACATTTGTTTCAAATTTAGTGGATATATTAGTTACATTAGGATTATCTATAGTAGCTTTATTTATTATAGATGGAATACTTAGAGTAACAGCAGGATATTATGTAACTCAAAAAGTACAAATGACTGCAATTATTTATTTAATAATATCATTAATATATACAAGTGTTATACAAATAAAAAGCTATGATACTATAGGAATGAGAGTATCTAAATTAAAAATAAACAAAGTAAAATAGAGATATAGGAGAGAACGTATGAAAAAAAGAAAGGTATATGAATTTGACATAGTAGACACAGAATTTCCAGGGTTTGGAGTTGCTTATAAAGATGATACTAAAGTTTTAATTAAGAATGCTCTTCCTGGACAAAAGGTAGAAGGTTTTGTTAACAAGAAAACCAAAGAGTATGCTAAAGCAAAATTAAATAAGGTAATAGAAGATGTAGATTATAAAATAGATGCTAAGTGTCCTATCTTTGATGTCTGTGGCGGATGTAGTCATCAATTTCTTTCATATGAAAAGCAATTAGAGATTAAAAAGGATCAAGTTTTAAAATTATTTAAAAATGCAGGTATAAGTGGATTTGAGTTTTTAGGAATACAAGGAAGTCCAGAAGAATTCGAGTATAGAAATAAAATGGAATTTACCTTTGGAGATATGGAAAAGGGTGGAGAACTTACTCTTGGAATGCATGCTCAAGGTAAAAGTTTTGGAATCATAAGTGCAGATGAATGTAAAATAGTAGATAGTGATTTTAACTTGATTTTAAAAACCGTACTTGAATATTTTAGAGGAAAAGAGCTTCCTCACTATAGAATAATGAGTCATGAAGGATATCTTAGAAACTTAGTTATAAGAAAAGGTAGAAATACTCAAGAGATAATGGTTAACTTAGTTACTACATCTCAAAGAGAGTTTGATTTAAGTGAATTTGTTGAACTTTTAAAAGGACTTAACTATAAAGGAGAATTAAAAGGAATACTTCATACAGTTAATGATTCATTGTCAGATGTGGTTCAAGCAGATAGCATGAAAGTTCTATTTGGACGTGATTACATAATGGAAGAAGTTTTAGGACTTAAGTTTAAGATATCACCATTTTCTTTCTTCCAAACTAATACTAAAGGGGCAGAGGCTCTTTATAGCATAGTTAGAGATTTTATGGGAGATGCAAAATCTAAAGTAGTTTTTGATCTTTACTGTGGTACAGGAACTATAGGACAAATAGCAGCTCATAATGCAGAAAAAGTTATAGGAATTGAACTTATAGAGGAAGCTGCAAAAGCAGCTAATGAAAATGCAAAACTTAATGGTCTTAATAACTGTGAGTTTTTAGCAGGGGATGTAGCTAAGGTTATTAAGGATATTAAAGTAAAACCAGATATAATAATATTAGATCCACCAAGACCAGGAGTGCATCCGGATGCTTTAAAGTATGTTACAAAGTTTAATGCTAAGGATATAATCTATGTTTCATGTAATCCTAAGACTTTAGTTGAGGATTTAAAATTCCTTATAAAAGAAGGATACAAAGTTGAAAAGGTTAAGGTTAAGGATATGTTTCCTCATACGCCACATGTGGAAAGCGTGGTTAAACTAAGTAAGTAATACCAATGGTTTAAGTCAATTAAACATATAAAAAATAAGTAATTACTACGAATTTGCTACCAATGATATTTAGTTGGTAGCAAATTTATTATTGTATAAAGAAAACCACCTGCTATGCAGGTGTGTTCAGAAAAGCTTTTAGCGATGAGTATGACAAAAAAGACCTCCTTTTGATACAATAAAAAAGGTTTCGTCAGCCAATCTAAAGAACAAAAGGAGGTCATCCGAATGGATAGTAATAGTTTATCACATACAAAATGGAATTGTAAATATCATATAGTGTTTGCACCTAAGTTTAGAAGAAGAGAAATATATGGAGATAGGAAAATAGAGATAGGAAAAATATTAAGGCAATTATGTGAGTGGAAAGGTGTAGAAATAATAGAAGCCAATGCATGTGTAGATCATATACATATGTTAGTATCGATACCACCTAAAATGAGTATATCTAGTTTTGTAGGGTTTTTAAAAGGGAAAAGTAGTTTAATGATATTTGAAAAGTTTGCAAATTTAAGATATAGATATGGAAATAGACATTTTTGGTGCAGAGGATATTATGTAGATACAGTAGGAAGAAATAAAAAAGCAATTACGGAATATATAAAA
This region includes:
- the rlmD gene encoding 23S rRNA (uracil(1939)-C(5))-methyltransferase RlmD, with amino-acid sequence MKKRKVYEFDIVDTEFPGFGVAYKDDTKVLIKNALPGQKVEGFVNKKTKEYAKAKLNKVIEDVDYKIDAKCPIFDVCGGCSHQFLSYEKQLEIKKDQVLKLFKNAGISGFEFLGIQGSPEEFEYRNKMEFTFGDMEKGGELTLGMHAQGKSFGIISADECKIVDSDFNLILKTVLEYFRGKELPHYRIMSHEGYLRNLVIRKGRNTQEIMVNLVTTSQREFDLSEFVELLKGLNYKGELKGILHTVNDSLSDVVQADSMKVLFGRDYIMEEVLGLKFKISPFSFFQTNTKGAEALYSIVRDFMGDAKSKVVFDLYCGTGTIGQIAAHNAEKVIGIELIEEAAKAANENAKLNGLNNCEFLAGDVAKVIKDIKVKPDIIILDPPRPGVHPDALKYVTKFNAKDIIYVSCNPKTLVEDLKFLIKEGYKVEKVKVKDMFPHTPHVESVVKLSK
- the tnpA gene encoding IS200/IS605 family transposase gives rise to the protein MDSNSLSHTKWNCKYHIVFAPKFRRREIYGDRKIEIGKILRQLCEWKGVEIIEANACVDHIHMLVSIPPKMSISSFVGFLKGKSSLMIFEKFANLRYRYGNRHFWCRGYYVDTVGRNKKAITEYIKNQQKEDMISDQISLKEYMDPFKGSK